A single genomic interval of Oryza sativa Japonica Group chromosome 7, ASM3414082v1 harbors:
- the LOC4343610 gene encoding protein FAR1-RELATED SEQUENCE 5 produces MSSNSGGSAKEKDPENAPELVALPLVRTLRPVHAVIDPAADPRSAQLSWPGHVVLLPPYATWPHHVPTLPPAVNPANPQQNVDVAAADVSPDVGCCDEKMLPKVDMLFDGEKEAYDFYNAYAEMVGFFVRRSTLWTTSKNIITRRTFVCSREGFREKKRGTKEAKCPRPETRIGCPASMTIRLNTNGKYRLTEFVPNHNHQLATASTMHMLKAKKIRLKARAARENLVDDTVRTPEFGSEDEAYEFYSMYAGKIGFNVRRASMTMNAENVITRRMFVCSKEGFREKKRGAKRVKKPRPETRTGCPACMVIRLTSNGKYHVTEFVTFHNHQLGATVPSDLVATSQSTETGQDDGLDLVDGSADANIHRQNLIIGNIMATSLEGRSNKRFKCTKVPHYGDVGATLEYLQKMQHDNPSFFFAVKSDDDGNLTNFLWSDSKSIMDFVHFGDVVCLDSTYALQGYGRPLALFTGVNHHKQTVIFAAALLYDESVEAFRWLFDTFKMAMNGTQPKTLLTDRSDAISEGVAASWPATAHRYCVWQIYQNALQQLSQAFHGSKTLDYCFQKCLFDSEDEPEFLTAWREMLEKYDLEDNQWLADLFSLKEKWALPYGREAFCADMKSVQQKESLGTELKKHLSLEFDLLSFFKQFERVLCDRRSTELQADVDASQSTKKPPPMRVLRQASNIYTPAAFKMFEREFELYMDCMLYNCGEMGTISEYRVVIEDNPKDHFVKFDSLNSMVNCSCKGFEFVGIPCRHMLKVLDTRNIKDLPPQYFLKRWRKDAKSGSPNCSYSFPLDGDPQLVQTKRYNLLCRMFSIAAARAATSIETFAYMENQSSIFMDQVEQALQTRPPDIAAMIGAHCDQTQNPIDNIVAGGLHSHTNFINGPADGSLTFPFTLGAGVLDYR; encoded by the exons ATGTCCAGCAATAGCGGGGGTAGCGCGAAGGAGAAAGATCCTGAAAATGCTCCGGAGCTTGTGGCACTGCCGTTGGTCCGGACCCTGAGGCCTGTTCATGCAGTGATTGATCCTGCCGCTGACCCGAGATCAGCACAGCTGTCTTGGCCGGGCCATGTAGTCCTCCTGCCTCCATATGCAACATGGCCTCATCATGTGCCGACCCTGCCACCAGCGGTGAATCCTGCAAATCCACAACAAAACGTG GATGTGGCGGCGGCTGATGTTAGTCCTGACGTTGGTTGTTGTGATGAGAAGATGTTGCCAAAGGTAGATATGCTGTTTGATGGCGAAAAAGAGGCATACGATTTCTACAATGCGTATGCAGAGATGGTGGGCTTCTTTGTCCGGAGATCAACACTCTGGACAACGTCAAAGAACATAATCACTAGGAGAACTTTTGTCTGCTCGAGAGAAGGTTTTCGGGAGAAGAAGAGGGGCACCAAAGAAGCAAAGTGCCCGCGGCCTGAAACAAGAATTGGGTGCCCTGCGAGCATGACCATTAGACTTAATACCAACGGCAAGTACCGTTTGACAGAGTTTGTACCAAACCATAACCATCAACTTGCAACAGCATCTACAATGCATATGCTGAAGGCTAAGAAAATCAGGCTTAAAGCACGGGCTGCGAGAGAAAATCTGGTTGATGATACTGTGAGGACGCCAGAATTTGGGAGTGAAGATGAGGCATATGAATTTTACAGCATGTATGCTGGGAAAATTGGTTTCAATGTGAGAAGGGCAAGCATGACTATGAATGCTGAAAATGTCATCACAAGAAGGATGTTTGTTTGTTCAAAAGAAGGTTTCCGTGAGAAGAAAAGAGGGGCAAAAAGAGTAAAGAAGCCTCGCCCAGAGACCCGAACTGGTTGTCCAGCGTGTATGGTCATTAGACTTACATCTAATGGCAAATATCATGTAACAGAATTTGTTACCTTCCATAATCACCAGCTTGGTGCAACAGTACCTTCTGATCTTGTGGCAACATCACAAAGTACAGAAACTGGTCAAGATGATGGACTGGATTTGGTTGATGGTTCAGCTGATGCTAATATCCACAGGCAAAATCTTATAATTGGAAATATCATGGCAACATCTCTAGAAGGTAGAAGTAACAAAAGATTCAAGTGTACAAAGGTTCCTCACTATGGTGATGTAGGTGCTACTCTAGAGTACCTGCAAAAGATGCAACATGATAACCCTTCATTCTTCTTTGCAGTAAAATCTGATGATGATGGGAACTTGACAAACTTTCTATGGTCAGATTCAAAGTCTATCATGGATTTTGTCCACTTTGGTGATGTGGTATGTCTTGATTCAACGTATGCATTGCAGGGCTATGGTAGGCCACTTGCTTTATTTACGGGTGTGAATCATCACAAGCAAACTGTTATCTTTGCTGCTGCATTGCTTTATGACGAAAGTGTGGAGGCTTTCAGATGGTTGTTTGATACTTTTAAGATGGCAATGAATGGAACTCAGCCCAAAACATTGTTAACTGATAGATCTGATGCAATAAGTGAAGGTGTTGCAGCAAGTTGGCCTGCGACAGCCCATCGTTATTGTGTCTGGCAAATTTACCAAAACGCTCTTCAGCAGTTGAGTCAAGCATTTCATGGGTCAAAAACCTTAGATTACTGCTTCCAGAAATGCCTATTTGACTCTGAAGATGAGCCTGAGTTTTTGACAGCATGGAGAGAAATGTTGGAAAAGTATGACCTAGAAGATAATCAATGGCTAGCAGATTTGTTCTCTCTTAAGGAGAAATGGGCACTACCATATGGCCGCGAGGCATTTTGTGCTGATATGAAAAGTGTCCAGCAGAAGGAGAGCTTGGGCACTGAGCTTAAGAAACACTTATCCCTAGAATTTGACCTTTTGAGTTTCTTCAAGCAGTTTGAAAGAGTATTGTGTGACCGCCGATCAACAGAATTGCAGGCTGATGTGGATGCTAGTCAGAGTACAAAGAAGCCACCACCTATGCGAGTGTTAAGGCAAGCTTCCAATATATATACACCTGCTGCCTTTAAAATGTTCGAGAGGGAGTTTGAGTTATACATGGATTGCATGTTATACAACTGTGGTGAGATGGGCACAATTTCTGAGTATAGGGTAGTCATTGAGGACAATCCAAAAGATCATTTTGTTAAATTTGATTCGCTTAATTCCATGGTAAACTGTAGCTGTAAAGGGTTTGAATTCGTAGGCATTCCATGCCGCCATATGCTAAAGGTACTTGACACCAGGAATATCAAGGACCTTCCTCCTCAATACTTCTTGAAAAGGTGGAGAAAGGATGCTAAATCAGGATCTCCAAACTGTAGTTATTCATTCCCACTTGATGGTGATCCTCAGTTGGTTCAAACAAAACGTTATAACTTGCTGTGTCGGATGTTCAGCATAGCAGCAGCTAGGGCTGCAACCTCTATAGAAACTTTTGCATATATGGAAAACCAATCAAGCATATTTATGGACCAAGTAGAACAAGCTCTTCAAACAAGGCCCCCAGACATCGCTGCCATGATTGGGGCTCATTGTGATCAAACACAAAATCCAATTGACAATATCGTCGCAGGAGGTCTACACAGCCATACTAATTTCATCAATGGCCCTGCTGATG GTTCCCTAACCTTTCCATTTACATTGGGTGCTGGTGTGTTGGATTACCGCTAG
- the LOC4343612 gene encoding ADP-ribosylation factor GTPase-activating protein AGD5 has protein sequence MNEKASVSKELNAKHKKILEGLLRLPENRECADCKSKGPRWASVNLGIFICMQCSGIHRSLGVHISKVRSATLDTWLPEQVAFIQSMGNEKSNSYWEAELPPNYDRVGIENFIRAKYEDKRWIPRNGSSRPSSGARDEKSSESQTSVNRGGHNQRSSFEQHRTSPAAVSKIAPVVSRTPTQAPHQPKAQPSVPKVSPPQPEKSPPNATPPKVERPSVAPPPKVDYATDLFNMLSMDGTTEKEAESSSNDDSAWEGFQSAEPVPSSDKKDSAKPVESKPQSTSGIEDLFKDSPAVTVSSAPAAPQVNVKNDIMSLFEKSSMVSPYAVQQQQLAFMTPQQLALLSQQQALLMAALKAGNAPQMIPGNASLLNGNGSNPANGGLPSQSWTNLAYQNPGLAPVAAQNGATKVANNNQEFSFGNFNFSTPGAYNTSSSVPANGAASAAANKSTSPTSSSLPSQSGKEYDFSSLTQGLFSKR, from the exons ATGAACGAGAAGGCCTCCGTCTCCAAGGAGCTCAACGCCAAGCACAAGAAG ATATTGGAAGGCCTCCTGCGGCTGCCTGAGAATAGAGAATGTGCAGACTGCAAGTCAAA GGGTCCTCGATGGGCAAGTGTAAATCTTGGGATCTTTATATGCATGCAGTGTTCTGGAATTCATAGAAGCCTCGGGGTACATATATCTAAG GTAAGATCGGCTACCCTGGATACatggctgccagagcaagttgCATTTATTCAAT CAATGGGGAATGAAAAGTCAAATAGCTACTGGGAAGCGGAGCTGCCCCCTAACTATGATAGGGTTGGGATAGAGAACTTCATCCGTGCAAA ATACGAGGACAAGAGATGGATACCGAGGAATGGGTCATCAAGACCATCATCTGGTGCTAGAGATGAGAAGAGCTCAGAGTCACAAACTAGTGTTAACAGGGGTGGCCATAATCAAAGATCTTCATTTGAGCAACACCGCACTTCACCAGCTGCAGTGAGCAAAATTGCTCCAGTGGTTTCTAGGACGCCCACCCAG GCACCACATCAGCCAAAAGCACAACCATCAGTTCCCAAGGTTTCACCTCCTCAACCCGAGAAATCACCTCCTAATGCAACACCACCAAAGGTTGAGAGGCCATCAGTTGCACCACCTCCTAAGGTTGACTATGCAACTGATCTCTTCAACATGTTATCAATGGATGGAACAACCGAGAAAGAAGCAGAGTCATCTTCTAATGATGATAGTGCATGGGAGGGCTTCCAGT CTGCAGAGCCAGTACCTAGCTCAGACAAAAAGGATTCTGCTAAGCCAGTAGAAAGTAAGCCCCAGTCTACATCAGGCATAGAGGACTTGTTTAAAGATTCACCAGCTGTGACAGTATCCTCAGCTCCAGCTGCCCCACAAGTAAATGTGAAGAATGATATCATGAGTCTGTTTGAGAAG TCCAGTATGGTTTCGCCATATGCTGTCCAGCAGCAGCAACTTGCTTTTATGACCCCCCAGCAGCTTGCACTTCTGTCTCAGCAGCAAGCTTTACTAATGGCTGCTCTTAAAGCTGGAAATGCACCCCAAATGATTCCAGGGAACGCCAGTCTGCTAAATGGTAATGGTTCTAATCCTGCCAATGGAGGCTTGCCTTCACAAAGCTGGACAAATCTTGCTTATCAGAATCCTGGGTTGGCTCCAGTAGCAGCACAGAATGGTGCCACCAAG GTTGCGAACAACAATCAGGAATTCTCTTTTGGGAATTTCAATTTTAGTACACCTGG AGCATACAACACTAGCTCATCTGTCCCAGCAAATGGGGCCGCAAGTGCAGCTGCTAACAAGAGCACATCCccgacctcttcttccctcccctctcaaTCAGGCAAAGAATATGATTTTTCATCATTAACTCAAGGACTGTTCTCCAAGCGATGA
- the LOC4343609 gene encoding translation initiation factor IF-2: MGYARTVKAATAAAAAVLVAFGVRMAAPAAAGFVADELPRAQAAAATWLTPPYLYLVINAIILSIAASSRFQPNRPQAASADASLVRPAPVPVPVPVVAVPAPAVTMPMEVPVVPVPEAMAPEPIPVEVTVPEVVKTAPEAEEAEENFTISRSAWTPRRRSTAEAEAEHEALSPFADLTNSREKPLVSTRFGRKPVKASPEGSSRALGVSRPRKEQTLESTWKAITEGRAPPLARHLKKSDTWETRPGRRQSGSGGGEDAPPPATAMRKAETFNEAAGGGGGGKKVRREPSLGQDELNRRVEAFINKFNMEMRLQRQESLKHYNEMISRGSVY, translated from the exons ATGGGGTACGCGCGGACGgtgaaggcggcgacggcggcggcggcggcggtgctggtgGCGTTCGGGGTGAggatggcggcgccggctgcgGCGGGGTTCGTGGCGGACGAGCTGCCgcgggcgcaggcggcggcggccacgtggctgacgCCGCCGTACCTGTACCTCGTCATCAACGCCATCATCCTGTCCATCGCGGCGTCGTCGCGGTTCCAGCCTAACCGCCCgcaggccgcctccgccgacgcGTCGTTGGTGCGGCCGGCTCCGGTTCCGGTTCCAGTCCCGGTGGTGGCGGTGCCCGCGCCGGCGGTGACGATGCCGATGGAGGTGCCCGTTGTGCCGGTGCCGGAGGCGATGGCTCCCGAGCCCATTCCCGTGGAGGTGACGGTGCCGGAGGTGGTGAAGacggcgccggaggcggaggaagcGGAGGAGAACTTCACGATCTCGAGGTCGGCATGGACGCCACGGCGGAGGAGCACCGCCGAGGCGGAGGCAGAGCATGAGGCGTTGTCCCCCTTCGCGGACCTGACGAACTCGAGGGAGAAGCCACTGGTGTCCACTCGATTCGGCCGGAAGCCGGTCAAGGCGAGCCCAGAAG GGAGCAGCAGGGCGCTGGGGGTGTCGCGGCCGCGGAAGGAGCAGACGCTGGAGAGCACGTGGAAGGCCATCACGGAGgggcgggcgccgccgctggcgcgGCATCTCAAGAAGTCGGACACCTGGGAGACccggcccggccgccgccagtcCGGCAGCGGAGGTGGCGAGgacgcgccaccgccggcgacggcgatgcggaAGGCGGAGACGTTCAACGaggccgccggaggaggaggaggagggaagaaaGTGCGGCGGGAGCCGTCGCTGGGGCAGGACGAGCTGAACCGGAGGGTGGAGGCGTTCATCAACAAGTTCAACATGGAGATGCGGCTGCAGCGGCAGGAGTCGCTCAAGCACTACAACGAAATGATCAGCAGAGGCAGCGTCTACTGA
- the LOC4343611 gene encoding elongator complex protein 1: protein MKNLKVVTRIAQKLQLQLDGETVVVSAVDAERRRAFFVSSENFLYSVDLPAPTQQSLQWSESTLDSDAEEVVLEPGDYIVAMDYLMEKESLLLGSSTGCLLLYNVDEKTTEVVGRLEGGVKTIASSPDGALISVTTGFGQLLIMTNDWEVLFETSLDPHCDLTGDINSPNGHIQSSISWRGDGKFFATLGGLEGSSQKLTIWERESGNIHSSSDTKAFIGASLDWMPSGAKVATAHDRKTEGKCPLIVFYEKNGLERSHFSIDEPAEAVIQALKWNCNSELLAALVSCGQYDVIKVWSCSNNHWYLKQELRYTKKEGVRFYWDQTKPMHLICWTLGGQVITHRFAWTTAVSETSIALVIDGSHVLVTPLSLGLMPPPMSLFHLTFPCAVNEVSFLSYNSKNHIAAYLSNGSLCVSVLPVADTWEEFEGSGISVDPCFSESTLNNYMHLTWIDTCTLIGICCRADAFSSTPMRSSEASSLLEKNDSPYFINEIELVCSEDSLLGSACSSGWQAKISKKMPLQAAVIGISQNPAKEGSAFIQLSGGRVVEYCSKVNLFRMSAPVQVSETGSDHTFPTSCPWMTAVQCHENGMVRTLLFGLDDSSKLHVGKRLLSSNCSSFTFYSSAYGAKEQVVTHLLVTTKQDLLFIVDISEILLKNGEVTTDSHIRSHPRGKQSKEHITVWEKGAKLIGVLHGDEAAVIMQTTRGNLECIYPRKLVLVSIVQALVQGRFRDAFDMVRRHRIDFNMVVDYCGWKSFMKSAADFVKQVNNLSHITEFVCSIKNENVSSKLYETYISFPDHCATSVADTVNTHGLLSDNKVTSVLMAIRKALEVQVEESSSRELCILTTLARSEPPLLEEALNRIKVIRELELLGVDDARRKLYPSAEESLKHLLWLTEPEAVFNAALGLYDLNLSAIVALNSQKDPKEFLPFLKSLECLPPAIMKYTVDLRLGRYESALKNIVSAGDEYHEDCMKLLNANPQLFPLGLQLFTDPDKRHQILEAWGDQLSEEKCFADAAITYQCCSSYQKSLKAYRDCGDWRGVFTVAGLLKFKKEEILQLAHDLCDEFQALGKPGDAAKIALEYCSDVDRGVGYFITAREWEEALRVAYMHSRQDLVDTVRDAALECSALLISEYQEGLLKVGKYLARYVAVRQRRLSLAAKLQSEDRFMDVEDDSISEVSTSFSEMSAYTTRSTKESSASVISSSASKSRGARRQKKGGKIRAGSPGEEMALVEHLKGMSLTSGALTELKSLLVVLIQLGREETARQVQLAGDNFEVSQRAAVKLAEDTVSNDKIDENAHTLENYVKMLRAHQSADSETTCWRIKALSPPWTGVYSNSHEHAEC from the exons ATGAAGAACCTAAAGGTGGTTACCCGGATAGCGCAGAAGCTTCAGCTCCAGCTCGACGGGGAGACCGTGGTAGtctccgccgtcgacgccgagcgccgccgcgccttCTTCGTCTCCTCCGAGAACTTCCTCTACTCCGTCGACCTCCCCGCCCCCACCCAG CAATCACTGCAATGGAGCGAAAGTACCCTAGACTCTGATGCAGAGGAGGTTGTTCTTGAACCTGGAGATTACATAGTTGCCATGGATTATCTAATGGAGAAGGAGTCTTTGCTGCTTGGTTCATCAACCGGTTGTCTATTATTGTATAATGTGGATGAGAAAACTACTGAAGTTGTGGGACGACTGGAGGGTGGTGTGAAGACCATTGCTTCTAGTCCTGATGGGGCCCTTATTTCTGTTACGACCGGGTTTGGACAATTGCTCATCATGACAAACGATTGGGAAGTGCTGTTTGAGACTTCTCTCGACCCTCAT TGTGATCTTACAGGTGATATCAACAGTCCCAATGGTCACATCCAAAGTTCTATTTCTTGGCGGGGTGATGGAAAGTTTTTTGCTACTCTTGGTGGGCTTGAAGGGAGCTCTCAGAAACTTACTATTTGGGAACGTGAATCAGGAAATATACATTCTTCTTCAGATACCAAGGCTTTTATAGGAGCATCACTTGATTGGATGCCAAGTGGAGCCAAGGTTGCCACTGCCCATGACCGGAAGACAGAGGGAAAGTGCCCTCTCATTGTATTCTATGAAAAGAATGGCTTAGAAAGGAGCCACTTTTCCATTGATGAGCCAGCAGAGGCTGTCATCCAAGCTTTAAAATGGAACTGCAATTCTGAACTCTTAGCTGCTCTAGTCTCTTGTGGCCAGTATGATGTTATCAAAGTATGGTCCTGCAGTAACAATCACTGGTACTTGAAACAAGAACTGCGATACACAAAGAAAGAAGGGGTGAGGTTCTATTGGGATCAAACAAAACCAATGCATCTCATCTGCTGGACATTAGGTGGTCAGGTTATTACGCACAGGTTTGCTTGGACTACTGCTGTCAGTGAGACTTCAATTGCGCTTGTTATTGATGGTTCCCATGTCCTTGTAACTCCTCTCAGTTTGGGTCTCATGCCACCCCCCATGTCTTTGTTCCATCTTACATTTCCTTGTGCTGTGAATGAGGTTTCTTTTCTATCCTATAACTCGAAAAACCATATTGCTGCTTATCTTTCTAATGGCAGCTTGTGTGTGTCGGTACTTCCGGTGGCAGATACTTGGGAAGAGTTTGAAGGCAGTGGCATAAGTGTTGACCCTTGCTTTTCTGAGTCAACATTGAATAACTATATGCACCTGACTTGGATTGATACGTGTACCTTGATCGGCATTTGTTGCCGCGCTGATGCCTTCTCTTCAACACCAATGAGGTCCAGTGAAGCTAGTAGCCTTCTAGAGAAAAATGACTCGCCATATTTTATCAATGAGATTGAACTTGTATGTTCCGAGGATTCTTTGCTAGGTTCAGCCTGTTCATCAGGTTGGCAGGCAAAAATATCGAAGAAAATGCCTCTGCAGGCTGCAGTTATTGGAATATCTCAAAATCCAGCAAAAGAAGGTTCAGCCTTTATTCAGTTAAGTGGAGGAAGGGTTGTTGAATACTGCTCAAAAGTGAATTTGTTTAGAATGTCTGCCCCGGTACAAGTTAGTGAAACAGGTTCCGACCATACTTTTCCAACATCATGCCCTTGGATGACTGCTGTTCAATGCCATGAAAATGGAATGGTTAGGACACTTCTCTTTGGACTTGATGATAGCAGCAAGTTGCATGTGGGCAAAAGGTTATTAAGCAGTAACTGTAGCAGCTTCACATTCTATTCCAGTGCTTATGGAGCAAAAGAGCAGGTTGTGACCCACTTGCTTGTGACTACTAAGCAGGATCTTTTATTCATCGTGGATATCAGTGagattttacttaaaaatggCGAAGTGACAACCGATAGCCATATCAGGAGTCATCCTCGAGGAAAGCAAAGCAAAGAGCATATCACTGTATGGGAAAAGGGGGCAAAGCTGATTGGTGTTCTCCATGGTGATGAAGCAGCTGTCATAATGCAAACCACCCGTGGTAACTTGGAGTGTATCTACCCCAGGAAGCTGGTCCTTGTTTCAATTGTTCAGGCACTGGTTCAGGGACGTTTTAGAGATGCATTTGACATGGTAAGGCGCCATCGGATTGATTTCAATATGGTTGTTGACTACTGTGGCTGGAAATCTTTTATGAAGTCAGCGGCAGATTTTGTTAAACAAGTCAATAACCTTAGCCACATCACTGAATTTGTTTGTTCAATAAAGAATGAGAATGTCAGCAGCAAATTGTATGAGACCTACATATCATTTCCTGATCACTGTGCAACCTCTGTGGCTGATACTGTAAATACTCATGGTCTGTTGTCAGACAACAAAGTCACATCTGTACTGATGGCAATTCGAAAAGCCCTTGAGGTGCAGGTGGAAGAAAGCTCATCAAGAGAACTCTGCATACTGACTACTTTAGCCCGTAGCGAACCTCCTCTGTTGGAGGAAGCACTGAATAGAATAAAAGTTATCCGAGAACTGGAACTTCTTGGGGTTGATGATGCCAGGAGAAAGCTCTACCCATCTGCTGAAGAGTCCCTGAAGCACTTGCTATGGTTAACCGAACCAGAAGCTGTTTTTAATGCTGCTTTGGGACTGTATGATCTGAATCTTTCTGCTATAGTAGCTTTAAATTCCCAAAAAGATCCAAAAGAGTTCCTTCCTTTTCTCAAGAGTCTTGAATGCCTTCCTCCTGCTATTATGAAGTACACAGTTGATTTAAGACTCGGAAGATATGAAAGTGCTCTCAAGAACATTGTTTCTGCTGGCGACGAGTATCATGAGGACTGTATGAAACTCCTCAACGCTAACCCTCAATTGTTCCCTTTGGGGCTCCAGTTATTCACTGACCCAGATAAAAGGCATCAAATTCTTGAGGCATGGGGTGATCAACTTTCTGAAGAGAAATGCTTTGCAGATGCTGCAATAACTTATCAATGCTGTTCGTCGTATCAGAAATCTTTGAAGGCGTATCGTGATTGTGGGGATTGGAGAGGTGTGTTCACTGTTGCAGGTCTTCTGAAGTTTAAAAAGGAAGAAATTCTTCAACTAGCACATGACCTATGTGATGAGTTCCAAGCACTTGGGAAACCTGGAGATGCTGCTAAAATAGCACTGGAGTATTGCTCAGATGTCGATAGAGGTGTTGGTTACTTTATCACGGCAAGAGAATGGGAAGAAGCTCTTCGGGTAGCTTATATGCACAGCAGGCAAGATCTGGTTGATACTGTTAGAGATGCAGCTTTGGAATGTTCTGCTTTGCTGATTTCTGAGTATCAGGAAGGATTGCTAAAGGTGGGCAAATATCTGGCCCGTTATGTTGCTGTACGGCAGAGGAGACTGTCACTTGCAGCCAAGCTCCAGTCTGAAGACCGATTTATGGATGTTGAAGACGACAGCATTTCAGAAGTCAGCACTAGCTTCAGCGAAATGAGTGCATATACCACAAG GTCAACAAAGGAATCTAGTGCTTCCGTCATATCTAGCAGTGCCAGCAAGTCAAGAGGGGCAAGGCGACAAAAGAAAGGTGGCAAGATACGAGCTGGAAG CCCTGGGGAGGAGATGGCACTTGTGGAGCATCTCAAAGGGATGTCTCTGACCTCCGGTGCTCTAACTGAGCTTAAAAGCCTACTTGTGGTTCTAATACAACTGGGAAGAGAAGAAACCGCCCGTCAGGTGCAGCTGGCTGGAGACAATTTTGAGGTATCTCAAAGGGCTGCAGTCAAGTTGGCTGAGGATACTGTATCCAACGACAAGATAGACGAGAATGCACATACGCTTGAGAATTACGTGAAAATGCTGAGAGCTCATCAGTCAGCTGATAGTGAAACCACCTGTTGGCGAATCAAAGCATTGTCGCCGCCTTGGACCGGGGTATACTCCAATTCACATGA GCATGCTGAATGTTGA